Genomic window (Salvelinus namaycush isolate Seneca chromosome 27, SaNama_1.0, whole genome shotgun sequence):
TTGAGCCCACTGCGTCATGGCAGTTGGAGTAGTCCTCTCCTGAGAAGTCCACATGAGGAACCTGGAAGGGTAGAAGCCCTGGAAAAAATATGGACAATGTACTACATTTCTGTTTTGGTGGCCTTGTTGAAGCACTGGGCTGGTCACAAAAacatcagaactagaagcacaagcatttcgctacactcgcattaacatctgctaaccatgtgacaaataaaatttggtCACAAAAATGCAATTCTCCATTATTACTGTAGCGCTCTAGCATTCTGCTCCTTAGTCACAGAAGCTGAACTTACCATGGTCTCTTGCAGTGCCAATTGCTTGATTGAGCTGCTTTTGCTGTTTCTGACACACTCCTGGATAAAAATGTAGACGGAGATAATATAAAATGTGGCACTTTGGTTACCAGAAACCTTGCAAAAGGTTGGTTACTTTATGGAGAAGTGTTTTAAAAAATCACTGAAACACCTATTGGCAGCCTCAGTTTCACATGTCAACTGTGTTAGTCAATCAAATAACTTATTTTGATGAAACCAGCAAGCATTTAGATAACACCTGCTGAATTCAGCATGGATGATGTATACATATTAGGTCAAATTGAACATATCTTACCTGTCCGTGTGGAGTCATAGACAATGCCTGTATTTGGACTGATGAACTGTTGCAGTAGCTTCACATTCTACAGGAAGACAATGGGCCGGCCATTGATTAACAAACAAAATTGAATAGCCTGTTAAGTCAACCAATCAAATGTAATTGTGTGTTCCATGAGTGAGAGACCAGACCTGATAGTGGATGATGACATTGGAGTCTCGACAGATTGGACAGGGGTTCCCACATATCTTGTCTCCTCtctgaaaacaaaacagaaagtGTTGAGGTTGCAGTCACATCTGTTTAGTGGAGAAAATAATATGGAGTTAGAGCAGACAGCATCATGGAAGACATCCTGTGATCATCTGAACTCCCCAAAGCCTGGGCAATAGCTCGGAGAACTGTCACAAGTCTCGGTCAAGGTTACAGAACCAGCTCTGTTATACATACAATGCAAGTCTTGCGCGTCTTCTGAGGAGGAATCCCTCCTTTGTGGTTCCTCCTGTAGTCAGACCACACTGGACTGGTTCCATAGAGCGCTATGTACTCTAGAAATAGAGGTGGATGGTAACCAAGTCAATGGTCACATATGGATGGATTAACAGAAATGAATTACACTATTCCTGGACTACTTGCATGGAGAGTCTCCATTGAGCATACTTAGTCTGGGTATGCAGAACCATCCCTTAAAAAAAAAGAGTGTGTAGAGTAGACATTCAAGGTCTATACCTTCGCTCTCCAGGTAGTCCCATGGTCTGTCCTTGTAGCGGGCAAGCGCCTCCCCGGCATCACTGGGGATCTCAGGTGAGGCTGCagtgcagagagagaggctggactgtacACCTGGAAACACAGCCTGGGTCCAAAGCCTGACAGGTAAACTCTTTGGAAGATAGAAACCAAACAAATACTGTGACTGTCAAGTATGAAACTCGCAAATACAGTGTACTGTACACAAGACAATACTGATAATAATTTTGCAGACTGGTTCTGTGAAACATATGACTGGGGTTGTATTGGATGATGCACAGGTAtgtttctagctagctagctctagaACTTAATTAGCTGTAGTTCGGTCACTGTTTCGTGATCTGACTAACTGTGTAACGTATTTGTAGGTGTGCAGCAGAAGTCCTAGCTTTTGCTTACCTGACACGCTATAGAAAATAATTGTGAAGTACCTTATTCTGCCGAATATTCTGTAAAAGCAAAGGGGTCACACGGCATAAAATTCTTCCAATGCCTCGTATGGATGCTGCCATTTTGCCTTTCACAGCTGAGGGTTGAAAGTTTACAGGTGAAAGGTTAAGTAGCACATTATTTATTTGTGTGCATGACCAAAGAAACTCATTTTGGACTTCAAGTAATCTATTTTATGATTTTTACTTCATTATTAATTTCGTCATTTGAAATGTAAGGGCAAGGTTTTGATAGTGTCCGCGGGTGTGGCAGGCAACGTGGTCGAGTGCGTCGCAGCCATTTTGTACAAATATTACAATCGAATTTATACCCAAATGTGATATTATAACTAAGTACAAGTAACATATTTTGTGAGTTATCACTGATAGTGATTCAAATTTGTTCTGATAAGCAACAATAGACTTGAGACGTGAAAGAAATTGAAATGAGAATGTACAAAACGTGTGCAACGCCCTCTTTCTGTCCTTGATGGACAATGAAGGTCGTTCTACAACAGCGCGTGGCCAAAAACTCCATTTTGTTGCCATGAAAACCCGAGAAAGCGCATGCTCTACACGCGTATGACGTCAAAAACGTCACAGGGTATAAATACCAAGTCCCTCCCTTTCTAGTTCATTCCTGGATTTGTTCTGAGGTGAGTAACGTCTAAAGAAACAGTGctattttcaacaacaaaaaaactactGCGCAATTATTCATTTTGACCATAATCCATCATAAGAAACCTCTTCCAAGATTCAGGTTTGTATGAACACAGAGAAAATAAGTGAATGTATCTTAAATGTGTTTTTCGTTTTGTGTGCTCTTTTTCAGGTCTTTTGTCTCTGAAGAGTGACCGTCGAGGACTTTGAACATCCTAATtcaaaaatctatttttttcttCAAGTAATGGACATTTGATTACTATTTTTGCCTCCAGTTTGTTCCAGAAGGAAAAGCTAGTTTTTAGCTGCCACAACCCCGCCCATAAAACCAGTTTTTCCAGCCATAAGATTGTTAACGTTAAAACATGACGGTTAACGATTTAAAACTGATGTAACAAGATATCTGTTGCTGTAAAGCACAATATAATATAGTTACCCGAGACGCTGAGGAGAGGTATTTATAGTAAGTGTTGATTTTCAAACCAATCTGAACCTAACGTTAAATTCATTAAATGAGAAATCGTTTAGTCGCAGCTAGATTTAGTCTAGGTCCGCTAGCTGGTCTCCGTACGGGGCTAGCGAGTTACTTGTAGCGAAAGCTAACGCGTTAGTTTATGAGCTCACACAGGAAAGTGCGGAGTGGAAACGCTCCGTTTCTTTGTGTGTGAGACGGATCAACATAAACTGTATAAAAAATGTTTAATTTAAGCATAAGCAATCTATTCATAAAGATTGCCGTAGGTTAAGGGGATATTTTTCTCTGCTAAATTGATGAGAGATCCTTGGAATTTACACCTACCGCAATCTATACATAAAGATTGCTTAGATTGAGGATTACGGATTTCACTGGAAAAATTGGTCATTTGTGGTTATTGTTTTGTACGCATGACATTGTATCGTCGATATCGTTAGAGCAGGAAATTTCCCCAGGTGTCCGATATTTATACGGCAATCTGAGGATAAAGATTGCAGGATGTAAATGCTCATTCGAAATGTACAAGGCAGACTGGTTTCGTTGAAAGTACATCAGGTCGTTGTAGTTTTGTCTTTTCAGAACACTCGAGGCAATAATGTGTGTTTTTCTGGAGCGACAGGAGTTGACTTCCCTGAATAGCGGAACGAGTTTCGTCTCGATGTAGCCGTTTTCGCCACCATTTAGTTATTTTGTATAGCTAGTGAATGATCCTCCGGCGCTGCTAATGTGATAGTAGGCTAACTGTTGTGGCGGATGTAGCTGGCATACATTGTTCTTTATGTTCTCGAGACTGGCAGCTACGAAGCAGTTAACAAAAGAGGGCAGGGCCTAGATGTAGTTTCGGTGGATCACGGGTTAGTTCCGTCCTAACGTCACCCTCCCCCTAACCAGAACTGGTCATTGAACAGGATATTTATTCTAGTGCTAGGGTAGGATCATGAACATTGTGTGGATGAATGAAAGGCATATACAAATTCATTAAGTTTATTATCTACAGGCTGTTCTTTACCAATTTATTTTATCTTTTACCACATAGAACAAAAGTTTTTATTTAATGGTGATTGTCAACCATGGATAAGGACATTGTTATGTAAACAAAAAATCACTGGTGTAGGCAGGGCTTTGAGCTATTGTGACAGAAGTATTTGTTACATTCTAGCTAAATGATAACAGGTGTTACTGTTTTCAACTGCATTGCTATATATTTCAGTAAATACACCAAAGCCATTTTATGTGTGTATGAACATTTAATTTACTTGACATCTATTCCCCCATTGAATTGTTCTTTACTAAGCTCATCTCTTCCCAATAACTTCTTTCTATTGACTTTGTGCGTGTGTAACAGTTGTGACATTTTCAGGGGTTGTGTGTTATGTCCCGTGTTGTGGAGTTCTGAGACTATATAAAACTTCTACTACAACAGTTAAACGGGTAAGACAACTGATTTCCTCACATGACATTTCAATATGAAATACTTGGATATTATCCATGTAATACTTGGATACAGTAATTCAAAGTATATGATAATGAACATAGTCAAACCATATTATAATGAGCTTTAAAATATTAACTTATACGCATTCAGTTATGCATTgaacaatggggggggggggcatgttgaTAGCCTCAGTCCCGCCCCTACTCTAAAATGTTATTAAGATTTACGCATAGATTGATAGTTTGAACAAGGCTAAGCAAAAATTCTAGTAATATTTTGCAGCAATGGCTTGATATTTTAGTGGAGATTATATTGCGTTTTATACGTAGAGGATTCGCTGGATCCCCAGCTGATCTCAGTCTACTAGTGTTCCCTATATGGAACTGTAATGTAATGATGTCAGTAGCACAGGTTAACTCCTGTTATTTTAACTACCCACTTGTACTAAAGCCAATCTGCTCAGTTTAAGCATACATTtcaaatatatacatttacattttttatttaactaggcaagtcagttgagaacaaattcttatttacaataacgacctaggaacagtgggttaactgccttgttcaggggcagaacaaccgaTGTTTACcgtgtcagctctgggatttgatctagcaacctttcagttactggcccaacgctctaaccactaggctacctgccaccccaggagTATATATATAGCTAACTTAAATGACTAGTGAATTTATGAtttgttaaaatatatatatatttttgaaatgtGTGAATTTCTTTTGACCACAGTATagacgtggggggggggggggcattgatGATGCTTCAGATCAAATATTCCCTTTATTCTAATGTTAATCATAGGCAATTAACATACTGGTTCCACGCTAGTCCTGTAAACTTTAAGGGATGTATGTGTGAGATCAATCACTTACAATACCAATACAAATAACTTTAATATTGCTTTAAAATAATTATTTATACTTACAAGCAAAAAGCTAAATATGTTCCTTTTAGCTAACT
Coding sequences:
- the mrps18b gene encoding 28S ribosomal protein S18b, mitochondrial, giving the protein MAASIRGIGRILCRVTPLLLQNIRQNKSLPVRLWTQAVFPGVQSSLSLCTAASPEIPSDAGEALARYKDRPWDYLESEEYIALYGTSPVWSDYRRNHKGGIPPQKTRKTCIRGDKICGNPCPICRDSNVIIHYQNVKLLQQFISPNTGIVYDSTRTGVCQKQQKQLNQAIGTARDHGLLPFQVPHVDFSGEDYSNCHDAVGSTPPPPTITSGDPWYRWYHTIQPDETEVAKVKKTYKAYLK